The following proteins come from a genomic window of Notamacropus eugenii isolate mMacEug1 chromosome X, mMacEug1.pri_v2, whole genome shotgun sequence:
- the LOC140515398 gene encoding uncharacterized protein: MVLSASKRETAQELPEEELALIFRGPTMRLGHCIKVMVEDKEAKYLVRYPRGTWDSPATGTRPCCDKSRKAHRSRGPGSAQEPESVAPSVKAKCSTSRIGPSTSTSTRTSQAGTSTSTRTSTSTSTSTWEEGPSTSTSTSQAGTSISTSTSQAGTSTSTSTSTSTSTSTSQAGPSTSTSQAGTSTRTSTSNSTSQAGPSTSTSPAGPSSSSSSSSSTTTTTSTSSSSLGGAMAHEAPCGRSQSSAPIPQGVGGASTSGPLSSPPEEAPQEPLGGWEYEWIPQNRVLRYSQDQLNQDRNKAVRLSAARKEQEQAALKGRRSLTCHGHGHHDPGEGSTSGMMPPPPPKQSCSERVRRESRSRGASCRAAAEDPQQDATQADVKSR, encoded by the coding sequence ATGGTGCTTTCCGCATCCAAGAGGGAGACAGCCCAGGAGCTCCCAGAAGAGGAGCTGGCGCTGATCTTCCGTGGCCCCACCATGCGCCTGGGCCACTGTATCAAAGTGATGGTGGAAGACAAGGAAGCGAAATACCTGGTACGGTACCCACGTGGGACCTGGGACAGCCCAGCGACTGGGACCCGCCCCTGCTGTGACAAATCCCGGAAGGCCCACCGTTCCCGTGGCCCGGGCTCAGCCCAGGAGCCTGAGTCAGTAGCGCCTAGTGTCAAGGCCAAGTGCAGCACCAGCAGAATAggccccagcaccagcaccagcaccaggacCAGCCAAGCaggcaccagcaccagcaccaggaccagcaccagcaccagtacTAGCACCTGGGAAGAAggccccagcaccagcaccagcaccagccaaGCAGGCACCAGCAtcagcaccagcaccagccaagcaggcaccagcaccagcaccagtacCAGCAcaagcaccagcaccagcaccagccaaGCAGGCCCCAGCACCAGCACTAGCCAAGCAGGCACCAGCACCAGGACCAGCACCAGTAACAGCACCAGCCAAGCAggccccagcaccagcaccagcccAGCaggccccagcagcagcagcagcagcagcagcagcaccaccaccaccaccagcaccagcagcagctcCCTAGGGGGCGCCATGGCTCACGAGGCCCCCTGTGGGAGAAGTCAGAGCAGTGCGCCCATTCCCCAGGGAGTGGGGGGAGCCAGCACCAGTGGCCCACTATCCTCCCCTCCCGAAGAAGCCCCCCAAGAGCCACTGGGCGGCTGGGAGTACGAGTGGATCCCCCAGAATCGGGTGCTCCGCTACTCTCAGGACCAGTTGAACCAGGATAGGAACAAAGCTGTCCGCTTGTCTGCTGCCAGGAAAGAGCAGGAACAGGCTGCCCTCAAGGGCAGACGCTCCCTCACCTGTCATGGTCACGGCCACCACGACCCAGGTGAAGGGAGCACCTCTGGAATGatgccaccaccaccccccaagcAAAGCTGCTCTGAAAGGGTGAGACGAGAGTCCAGATCACGGGGAGCAAGCTGCCGAGCTGCTGCTGAGGATCCCCAACAGGATGCCACCCAGGCAGACGTGAAGTCCAGATAG